One region of Centropristis striata isolate RG_2023a ecotype Rhode Island chromosome 3, C.striata_1.0, whole genome shotgun sequence genomic DNA includes:
- the slc38a3b gene encoding sodium-coupled neutral amino acid transporter 3 isoform X2, with product MMEPTQSEMNILSNGKSHDVGGDVGVPVKTWPEEDQFDDPDGGLENEGFLPSADGKKPIRFTDFEGKTSFGMSVFNLGNAIMGSGILGLAYAMANTGILLFWFLLTAVALLSSYSIHLLLKSSGIVGIRAYEQLGYRAFGTPGKMAAGIAITLQNIGAMSSYLYIVKSELPLVIQAFLKADPNSDLWYLNGNYLVIMVSASIILPLALMKQLGYLGYTSGFSLSCMVFFLSAVTYKKFQIPCPFEDYAANSTAVHPSLNVSSHGHEYSNGLVHEDDDAHCSPRLFTINSQTAYTIPILAFAFVCHPEVLPIYTELRNPTKKKMQKVSNISILVMYTMYFLAALFGYLTFYDNVEPELLHTYSRIDPYDTLILCVRVAVLTAVTLTVPIVLFPVRRAIQQMLFPTKSFSWLRHIAIAGVLLTLINLLVIFAPNILGIFGIIGATSAPCLIFIFPAVFYIRIVPKDDEPMTSVSKILAVCFAALGVLFMVMSLSFIIIDWTTGGGMAAGGH from the exons ATGATGGAACCTACTCAGTCAGAGATGAACATCTTATCCAATGGGAAAAGTCACGACGTCGGAGGTGATGTGGGAGTGCCGGTGAAGACGTGGCCAGAAGAGGATCA ATTTGATGATCCTGATGGAGGACTGGAGAACGAGGGATTTCTGCCCAGTGCAGATGGAAAAAAACCTATACGCTTCACAGAT TTTGAAGGAAAAACCTCTTTTGGCATGTCTGTCTTCAACCTGGGTAATGCTATTATGGGCAGTGGAATCCTGGGGTTGGCGTATGCGATGGCTAACACCGGCATACTCCTCTTCTG gTTCCTTCTGACTGCAGTAGCACTATTGTCATCTTACTCCATTCATCTGCTGCTCAAATCCTCTGGCATTGTGG GAATTCGAGCTTATGAGCAGCTGGGTTACAGGGCCTTCGGCACTCCTGGAAAAATGGCTGCTGGCATCGCAATCACCCTACAGAATATTGGAG CTATGTCCAGCTACCTTTACATCGTCAAATCTGAGTTACCGCTGGTGATCCAGGCTTTCCTCAAGGCAGACCCCAACTCTGA TCTGTGGTACTTGAATGGAAACTACCTGGTCATAATGGTCTCTGCCAGTATCATCCTGCCCCTGGCTTTAATGAAACAGCTCG GTTACCTCGGCTATACCAGTGGATTTTCTCTCAGCTGCATGGTGTTCTTCCTCTCTGCG GTCACCTATAAGAAGTTTCAGATTCCCTGCCCGTTTGAGGACTATGCAGCCAACAGTACTGCGGTCCATCCCAGCCTGAACGTCTCGAGCCACGGCCACGAGTACAGCAACGGGTTGGTTCATGAGGACGATGACGCCCACTGCTCCCCACGTCTGTTCACCATCAACTCACAG ACAGCGTACACTATTCCCATCTTGGCTTTCGCCTTTGTGTGCCACCCTGAGGTCCTCCCCATCTACACCGAGCTCCGCAA TCCAACAAAGAAGAAGATGCAGAAGGTGTCCAACATCTCCATCTTAGTCATGTACACCATGTACTTCCTGGCAGCTCTCTTTGGCTACCTGACCTTTTATG ACAATGTGGAGCCTGAACTGCTGCACACTTACAGCCGGATTGATCCTTACGACACTCTGATCCTGTGTGTGCGAGTGGCCGTCCTCACAGCCGTGACGCTGACCGTCCCTATTGTGTTGTTCCCT GTACGTAGAGCCATCCAGCAGATGTTGTTCCCCACCAAGTCTTTCAGCTGGTTGCGTCACATTGCCATTGCTGGTGTTCTGCTCACCCTGATCAACCTCCTGGTGATATTTGCTCCCAATATTCTGGGCATCTTTGGCATCATTG gtGCCACGTCCGCTCCCTGCCTCATTTTCATCTTCCCTGCAGTCTTTTACATCCGCATCGTTCCCAAAGACGACGAACCCATGACCTCCGTCAGTAAGATACTG GCTGTCTGTTTTGCTGCTTTGGGTGTCTTATTCATGGTAATGAGTCTGAGCTTCATCATCATCGACTGGACAACGGGGGGCGGCATGGCTGCAGGAGGCCACTAA
- the slc38a3b gene encoding sodium-coupled neutral amino acid transporter 3 isoform X1, which yields MMEPTQSEMNILSNGKSHDVGGDVGVPVKTWPEEDQNGTPAVRFDDPDGGLENEGFLPSADGKKPIRFTDFEGKTSFGMSVFNLGNAIMGSGILGLAYAMANTGILLFWFLLTAVALLSSYSIHLLLKSSGIVGIRAYEQLGYRAFGTPGKMAAGIAITLQNIGAMSSYLYIVKSELPLVIQAFLKADPNSDLWYLNGNYLVIMVSASIILPLALMKQLGYLGYTSGFSLSCMVFFLSAVTYKKFQIPCPFEDYAANSTAVHPSLNVSSHGHEYSNGLVHEDDDAHCSPRLFTINSQTAYTIPILAFAFVCHPEVLPIYTELRNPTKKKMQKVSNISILVMYTMYFLAALFGYLTFYDNVEPELLHTYSRIDPYDTLILCVRVAVLTAVTLTVPIVLFPVRRAIQQMLFPTKSFSWLRHIAIAGVLLTLINLLVIFAPNILGIFGIIGATSAPCLIFIFPAVFYIRIVPKDDEPMTSVSKILAVCFAALGVLFMVMSLSFIIIDWTTGGGMAAGGH from the exons ATGATGGAACCTACTCAGTCAGAGATGAACATCTTATCCAATGGGAAAAGTCACGACGTCGGAGGTGATGTGGGAGTGCCGGTGAAGACGTGGCCAGAAGAGGATCA AAATGGCACTCCAGCAGTCAG ATTTGATGATCCTGATGGAGGACTGGAGAACGAGGGATTTCTGCCCAGTGCAGATGGAAAAAAACCTATACGCTTCACAGAT TTTGAAGGAAAAACCTCTTTTGGCATGTCTGTCTTCAACCTGGGTAATGCTATTATGGGCAGTGGAATCCTGGGGTTGGCGTATGCGATGGCTAACACCGGCATACTCCTCTTCTG gTTCCTTCTGACTGCAGTAGCACTATTGTCATCTTACTCCATTCATCTGCTGCTCAAATCCTCTGGCATTGTGG GAATTCGAGCTTATGAGCAGCTGGGTTACAGGGCCTTCGGCACTCCTGGAAAAATGGCTGCTGGCATCGCAATCACCCTACAGAATATTGGAG CTATGTCCAGCTACCTTTACATCGTCAAATCTGAGTTACCGCTGGTGATCCAGGCTTTCCTCAAGGCAGACCCCAACTCTGA TCTGTGGTACTTGAATGGAAACTACCTGGTCATAATGGTCTCTGCCAGTATCATCCTGCCCCTGGCTTTAATGAAACAGCTCG GTTACCTCGGCTATACCAGTGGATTTTCTCTCAGCTGCATGGTGTTCTTCCTCTCTGCG GTCACCTATAAGAAGTTTCAGATTCCCTGCCCGTTTGAGGACTATGCAGCCAACAGTACTGCGGTCCATCCCAGCCTGAACGTCTCGAGCCACGGCCACGAGTACAGCAACGGGTTGGTTCATGAGGACGATGACGCCCACTGCTCCCCACGTCTGTTCACCATCAACTCACAG ACAGCGTACACTATTCCCATCTTGGCTTTCGCCTTTGTGTGCCACCCTGAGGTCCTCCCCATCTACACCGAGCTCCGCAA TCCAACAAAGAAGAAGATGCAGAAGGTGTCCAACATCTCCATCTTAGTCATGTACACCATGTACTTCCTGGCAGCTCTCTTTGGCTACCTGACCTTTTATG ACAATGTGGAGCCTGAACTGCTGCACACTTACAGCCGGATTGATCCTTACGACACTCTGATCCTGTGTGTGCGAGTGGCCGTCCTCACAGCCGTGACGCTGACCGTCCCTATTGTGTTGTTCCCT GTACGTAGAGCCATCCAGCAGATGTTGTTCCCCACCAAGTCTTTCAGCTGGTTGCGTCACATTGCCATTGCTGGTGTTCTGCTCACCCTGATCAACCTCCTGGTGATATTTGCTCCCAATATTCTGGGCATCTTTGGCATCATTG gtGCCACGTCCGCTCCCTGCCTCATTTTCATCTTCCCTGCAGTCTTTTACATCCGCATCGTTCCCAAAGACGACGAACCCATGACCTCCGTCAGTAAGATACTG GCTGTCTGTTTTGCTGCTTTGGGTGTCTTATTCATGGTAATGAGTCTGAGCTTCATCATCATCGACTGGACAACGGGGGGCGGCATGGCTGCAGGAGGCCACTAA